A genomic region of Desulfonatronovibrio hydrogenovorans DSM 9292 contains the following coding sequences:
- a CDS encoding TIGR03087 family PEP-CTERM/XrtA system glycosyltransferase yields the protein MQPVHSMDPAQSEAPLQKRKILYLCHRIPYPPNKGDKIRSFNQIKYLSEQGHDVHLVCLADQQRDVSHREKLLKWCKSVNLEFRSTFKSKLLALPWFLSSLPLSVPCFYSSVLQKKVDSILQNKDIDVIFCFSSVTAEYLVLSRFSGIQDRLQIIDYCDLDSDKWLQYSSRSSWPMSRIYAREARLLLKYECSLNRLFDYSVFISEAEADLFRPWAGHPERIRIMPNGVDHDFFSPVIPAELNQHPVLLFTGAMDYEANVDGVVWFCQSILPELTSRIPGLMFYIVGGNPSPAVQRLAGKNVVVTGYVNDIRTYYQMADVCVVPLRMARGVQNKVLEAMSMARPVVTTSKVLQGIKAEPGRELLVADTEQEFCQGIISLLSDQKLRSDVSKRGRSFVLENYDWRENLKSLDEMLKPGSVQEKNSIPSRSCLNPLFFPCYILLMFLTILWPMEETSPGASITYLIKPGLQNFLHLPVFAGFSLLFFDFIQNFQLSPAKRMLLFLGAGLGLCVLLEWLQLFVPGRYFSLTDVLTNIVGLFIGLATYRYWCSGSSQ from the coding sequence ATGCAACCAGTACACAGTATGGACCCAGCCCAATCAGAAGCGCCTTTGCAGAAAAGAAAGATCCTTTATCTATGTCATCGCATTCCATATCCTCCCAATAAGGGAGACAAGATCAGATCCTTCAATCAGATTAAGTATTTATCTGAACAAGGCCATGATGTTCATCTTGTATGTCTGGCAGATCAGCAGCGTGATGTCAGCCATCGAGAAAAGCTTCTAAAGTGGTGCAAGAGTGTTAACCTTGAATTCAGGTCGACTTTTAAGTCAAAACTCCTTGCTCTGCCCTGGTTTCTGAGTTCTCTTCCCCTGTCAGTCCCCTGTTTCTACAGTTCAGTGCTGCAGAAAAAAGTGGACTCAATTCTCCAGAACAAGGACATTGATGTAATCTTCTGTTTTTCATCGGTGACAGCAGAATACCTTGTCCTGAGCAGGTTCTCGGGGATTCAGGACAGGCTGCAGATCATTGATTATTGTGATTTGGATTCGGATAAGTGGCTGCAGTACAGTTCCAGGTCATCTTGGCCCATGTCCAGGATTTACGCCAGGGAGGCCAGACTGTTGCTGAAATATGAATGCAGCTTAAACAGGCTGTTTGATTATTCTGTTTTCATATCCGAGGCTGAAGCTGATCTTTTCAGGCCCTGGGCCGGACATCCGGAGAGGATCAGGATCATGCCCAACGGTGTTGATCATGATTTCTTCTCGCCGGTCATACCTGCAGAGCTTAACCAACACCCGGTTCTATTGTTTACTGGAGCCATGGATTATGAAGCCAATGTTGACGGAGTAGTCTGGTTCTGCCAATCCATTCTTCCTGAACTGACTTCCAGAATTCCCGGTCTGATGTTTTACATAGTTGGAGGGAATCCTTCTCCTGCAGTACAGAGGCTGGCTGGGAAAAATGTCGTTGTCACTGGTTATGTGAACGACATCAGGACATATTACCAGATGGCGGATGTGTGCGTTGTACCCTTGCGTATGGCCAGAGGAGTGCAGAACAAGGTTCTTGAGGCCATGTCCATGGCCAGACCTGTAGTAACCACCTCAAAAGTACTCCAGGGCATAAAGGCTGAACCTGGCCGCGAATTACTGGTGGCTGATACTGAACAGGAATTCTGTCAGGGGATTATCAGCCTGCTCAGTGATCAAAAGCTGAGGTCAGATGTCTCTAAAAGGGGAAGAAGTTTTGTCCTGGAAAATTATGATTGGCGGGAAAACCTCAAGTCTCTGGATGAAATGCTCAAACCAGGTTCCGTCCAGGAGAAAAATAGCATCCCATCCAGGTCCTGTCTCAATCCCCTGTTTTTTCCATGCTATATCCTGCTGATGTTTCTGACCATTCTGTGGCCCATGGAGGAAACTTCCCCCGGGGCAAGCATCACCTATCTGATTAAGCCCGGATTGCAGAATTTTTTGCATTTACCCGTGTTTGCAGGCTTTTCCTTGCTTTTTTTTGACTTTATTCAGAATTTTCAACTTTCTCCTGCCAAAAGAATGCTTCTCTTTCTAGGAGCCGGACTGGGCCTTTGTGTTCTGCTTGAATGGCTTCAGCTTTTTGTCCCGGGAAGGTATTTTTCTCTGACCGATGTGCTGACGAACATAGTCGGACTTTTTATCGGCCTGGCAACATACAGGTACTGGTGCTCTGGTTCATCACA